The DNA segment TATGAGATTGATACGATGACAAATAGATTTGATCGGCTGTTCATATGTTTTCACGCTTGCCTTGTTGGTTTCGTTTGTGGCTGTAGGCCATTAATATTTTTAGATGGAACCCACATCAAGAACAAGTACAAAGGAAGTATTCTAGTAGCTGTTGCAAAGGACGCAAATGATGATCTTTTCACCTTGGCATATGCAGTTGTGGATGCAGAGAATGACTGTAACTGGCACTGGTTTTGTAATCGATTGAAAGATGTTCTAGCTTCAAAAAATGTAACGTTCTTCCATAGCTTTACTTTCTTCTCTGACAGGCATCCTGGTTTGATTAAGGCTATTCAATCTGTGTTTCCTGGTAGTCATCATGCATATTGCTTAAGATATTAAGTAGACAATTTTGTGAAACAGGTTAGTatgacataaataaatatttatttactgTTATGTTATATTGACTGTTTGGTTCACAATTTTAATATTATGCATATTTCTTGTAGGTATTGCGGAGGTACCCACTCCATAATAAGAAGAAATGGTCATCTGTATTGAAAAAAACGGCATATGCCTCATCGCGACATGAGTTTTTTGAGCTTATAAAATCTATAACCGAGTCAATGCCAATTGCACAAGAGTTTCTTGTGAATTCTTCACCTGATAATTGGGAAAATGTTCTATTTACGGGTAACCGATGGGGTGTGATTAACAACAATATTGCTGAAAGTTGGAATAGTTGGGTGAAACCTGCGCGCCACCTACCAATTGTGGCAATGGTAGACAATATACGCATCCAAATTATGACAATGATGCACGAAGGAAGAGAAAAATCTTTTGTGATGGATAAAAATTTAACCCCTAGAAAAAAAAAGGATGTTTCACTTTCTTATTCTCAGTCCCGCAGCTTGAAGGTCCATAGGTCATGTGGATTGAAATTTGAGGTTATAGATGGGGATAAAACTTTGGCAGTTGATTTGAGTTCATGGACGTGTTCATGTCGAGGTTGGCAAATCTATAAACTTCCTTGCAAGCATGCATGTGCTTGCATAGAATCAAAGTCGTTGTCGGTTTATGATTTTTGTGACAAATATTTTACGATCGGAGCTTATCGTGAAATTTATAAATATGTCATCAATCCTATACCAACATTTGATATGTATGAAGGTTATAATGATGAAGGTGAATCAATTTGTGCTCCTATCATGCGTAGTCAACCAGGTCGTAGATGAACTATGAGGATCCCTTCTCAAGTTGAACATCGTCTGACAAAGTGTGGAAGGTGTAAAAAGCAAGGGCATAACAGGCGTACCTGCAAAGAAGCCTTTGAATGAACAGTTGATGATTTTGTATTGTTTAGTGTATTTTGTTTCTTATCATtcattaaaatatttgtttgtTTAATGAAGTTAATTGAAAACTAActgtttttcttttattttgttaGTCGTAAGAGGTTGCTACAACTCGAGCATGAAACAAGTGTTGAAGGCCATTGTAGGAGGCGTACAAGATCTGGTCATGCTGCGTTTTGAGTTGTTTACATTATGTTGGTTAAATTGTGTGTCGGAATAATTATGTAGCAGTCTATGTTGTTACTTTGAGACGCATTATGTTGTTGTTCGTATTCAAGCTTGAACTTGGATTGTGGTACTTTTGGTCAATATATAGTCGTCTACTTTTTCATGGTGCAATGGtgtttttatgaaaattagttGGATCATTTTTTTGTTGGTTTATGGTGGTTTATCATTTTTCAAATGGGTCATGTCAAAAAAATTAGGATGGTTGAACGAAATCAATCAATTAGAATACAAATACGGTCATATATGGAACTTGATTGATAAAATTTGGTACTAACAATAATTAAGTGGGACATGATATTATAGTTACACAATAAACTTGAAGTTTACAAGAGTTCACATCAAATTCATAAAAGCGATACATCGTAACGATTTTCAATTACAACACTAATCCACATATGCATCAGAAGTCAAGACTACCCATCTAAATGTCCCACAGATTGACAAGAGTCATACACAACTAATCAATGAGTCATTATGATAATTAACAACAAGAAAAGAAAACATTGCAAAGATAAAATAACCACATCCAAAACAGCAACACACAAATACCATGCTTTCAGAATGTTTTCCACGGGCATCACAGTGGTCGTGCGTCATATGCGGTATAGTCGGTGCTGACCCGCGATCAGAAGAAGCTGAGGATTGCTCATTTACTGTAGAATATATCTTATTTTTCGACCGAGAACCACTGCTAAATTCTGAATTAGGTGGTTGTGTTTGTCCGCTGTAAATGTCATACCAAATAAAGCGGTTTGGATGATGAAGATCTTGAGGACATATATAGTAATAAACCCCTGGACGAGTCGAGCGTGGTCCTGCTTTCCGAAGTGACATCTTGCCTCTCCCACATTGGCATTCGGGTGCCTTCTTCAACTCCATTATCTTTGAATATGGTTTTTGGGAAATAATAAAGATAAACACCCAAATATCAGCATTTATAAGAAATCAACTACTTTATCTTACAAACAAGCTTCTCGATTGAAGCATGATTTATACCTTATCAACTACATTATCTTCACAAATTTCTTCCGGACGAAAataacaaaattcaaaaaataaaaacccaaatgaactCCATTAGCTTCAAGATAATATACCAGATCTAAGATATATCAAATCGATTTGTTATGGGTTAATGTAAAAAAAGTACCTTTTGAAAGTAAAGCTTGTCACAGAATGCTTGTCTCCTTCTCCACCTATAGCTTAGTTTTTAGAGTTGAGTTTTGCCGATTTTCTTCTTTTAGGGCATGTACTAGGATAAAACcccaatttttaaaaataattcaaacaaaagGACAAAATAGATATTTCCATAGATTCATATTGAAATTAATATCCAAACACAAAGTACTCTTTTTATATATTGAGATACTTAATTTTGAAATCATGGTACCGTAATTTTCAAGTAGTGCTCGATTTTGTTATCATAGCTCTTAATTACGGAGGCATAATACTTAATTTACATTCAATTGTACTTAATATATGAATTAAAATATCTTGGGGATGTGCGAGCAACTCATGAAAATGATTAAATATGATATAAGTCATCATAAACATTAACTAAATATTAAATTGCCAAAGACCGTATAATTTTTCTGGTAGTGCTCGATTTTGTTATGAGAGATCTCAATTATGGTGGAATAATACTTGATTTACATTAAATTATacttgatatatgaatttaagtGTCTTGTGGATGTGCGAATAACTCATGAGAAATATAAAACATGATATAATCCTAACTTCTATTTTATAGTTATGTTATGGATAAAAAGTATTGAGAATAAAGTTATTTTTGGGTTAAGTATGACATATGTTGATGTGATCTTTCATTGTGTTCAACTATATTGGTCTCTACTTGAGTATTGATCATGCATAACTAAACTATTTGATCCACCAATTGTATTATGATTTGATTTCATAATAATGTCTTACAtggatatatttttatttcttatacACGACTCATCTTCATCTGATAAGTCATCAGAATCATTAACTAAATATTAAATTGCCAAAGACCGTATAAAATTTTGAGTAGTGCTCGATTTTGTTATCATATCTCTTAATTACGGTGGAataatacttgatttatattcaatcgtacttgatatatgaatttaagtGTCTTGTGGATGTGCGAATAACTCATGAAAAAGATTAAATATGATATAATTCCTAACTTCTATATTATAGTTATGCATCAATATGATTACATAGTCACAGAAACATTTATAAATATTAAGTACAAAAACGTGTGTGCACATAAAATTTTCtggtagtgcttgattttgttATGAGAGATCTCAATTACGGTGGAATAATACTTGATTTACATTAAATTGTACTTCATATATGAATTTAAGTGTCTTGTGGATGTGCGAATAACTCatgaaaaagataaaatatgatataaTTCCTAACTTCTATATTTTAGTTATGCATCAATATGATTACATAGTCACAGAAACATTTATAAATATTAAGTACAAAAACGTGTGTTCACGTAAAGTTTTCAGGCAGTGCTCGATTTTGTTATGAGAGATCTCAATTACATTGGAATAATACTTGATTTACATTAAATTTTacttgatatatgaatttaagtGTCTTGTGGATGTGCGAATAACTCatgaaaaagataaaatatgatataaTTCCTAACTTCTATTTCATAGTTATGCATCAACTACGGTGGAATAATGCTTGATTTACACTTTATATCCAAAATACAGTGTTCCCAAAACAAGCAAAGCCAAAATACATTTGTGTTCAAAAACCTCCAACACAAAACACCTTTCTTTTTCCCAAAAAGTTGTCAACGAAATTCAATCTTTTGGCAAGATTGCTTTAACATCTGACAGTATCATGGCAACAATATGTGCTCTATAGGCTTCAATCGAACAATCCTCTTCTTGCTTCCAAAATGAAGGATCATCTCGTGCAAAGCATTCACCCCACAAACATGTGAACACACCGCAGTTTAAGTCACCTTCTTGTGCACGACTCTTTTGGAATAAGACATCACCTTTTCCATAGTCACGATGTAGCACGTTCCAAAGATACCCAGCCACAAACTTTGCCTATAAAACATTAAATTCATCGAATAATATTGGCATTAACACTTATTTTATAAACACATAAGTTGATTTATGACTTACATAAACTTTGGCGGCACCTTTGGCGAAAGGGGAGGACAATGAGTCTTTCACGATGAAATTCTTTTGAGAATGATTAAAAACCAGTAGAAACCAATGATTCCTATAACATATAGGGAAAAGGATGTATTTGCGGCATTCAAGAGTTTGATGTGTGAGATCTGATAGTTTCTCTTTAGTACTTCCACAAAGCTTCGACATGAATGCACCAAATTCAAGATCTTTCACCTTTTTTTCCTTCCAGGTCTCAAGTTTCTCAAGCACACGAATCTGTGTTTTGTCAGAgataatattattatgttatgAGACTCTAGGTTACTTAAATATTGAAGTACACAAAGAGAAAATTACAACACTTTCCTGCACATATGGAGGCATGCGAAAAATTTCATGACCATATAATCTTCCTTTGGTGCTTAAAATAGTGAAGTACGCGAGAACCATATCTTCACGTAATTCTTCCCCAAATAAGCACTGCAATAGTTGAGCTCCATCGAGGAATACATCACTATGTTGCCAAACTATACCActacaataaaataattatgaaaaaaCATATAGGATGaactaaaataacttaaattcaagttatttttttaaaaaaacatttaccCAAGTGTATCCCCGTTGAGAAATGATTCTATAACATTCCTTTCATCGGCACAAAGCTCTTTATGCCCAGAGTAATCAAGTCTGCCACTGTACTGGCTCAAAGTTTTCTCCACCGCACATGAAGCAATTCCAGCAACATCTAAACTTGTGTCTGACTGCACGAATTTAATACTAAATCATACGAGTATATAAAAGTACCATTAAAACAAGTATGGGGTTGTTATTCACAATACCAATTCAACATGCTCCTGAGAAACTTCCTGGCAGTGCGACAAACATTTTCTCTTTGGTTGTGGGGTGCTACTAGGATTTCCAATATTCAATTCTTCAGATCCAGCAATACCACTAGATTCATCACTATCACCTCCAACTTCCTCCACAAATAACTTTGTCAAACTGTCCAACAATGGATCTCCATCATACTCCACCTTCACATTCAAACTCTCGCCACCAAGATCTGCATTTACATCCCTATCTCTACCAGAATAaccactatttttttttattcacacCACAATCACCATCACCATCATCTTTACTCAAAGGAACACCACCTTGAAAGCCAGTAATTTTTTGCTTCAAAGATTTTATCTCAACCTCTAAACTTTTAACATAACACAACAAATCTGCATCCTTCGAATTATAATTTaccttaaaaaataatttattcacaataagtttattatttcacaAGCTCTCAATACAggacatattttaattataatcaaTTACCTCACCACCAATTTACATCTCCCCAATCAGTTTTTTTTCCTCTTCAAATGCTACAATCGACACAATCTAATCACAAAAAACAGGATCTAGTTAGATTCACAATCAAATATAAACAAAAGTGTccatacataaataaatatatatatatatatatatatatatatatattaccttGTTAAAACTTATCGAATTTAACAAGGATTCAGCCATTTTAACGCTAAGTGGAAGTTCACTTTCTCCCCACTTAAACAACCTTGGAAAACAACGTATCGCACGAGGTTTACCAAGTGATGGGACTCTTTCATAAACTCATGCCTACGACAAAAATTTATGATAATTAGTATTTAATATGAAAGTATCACAATttttacatacaaaacaaaCTCACCATTATCCCAACAATGCAACCATCAACATATGCTTTCTTTCCTATCTTAATTTTTGAATAACCAAGATGCTCATGAATTCCTTCACGCAAGAATCTAAAGGCGGCATCTCCCCATCCATAGTCAAAGAAAGTATCCAAATCATCCAAATACGAAAAAATAAACCTTGGCGTAACATAGTTACTAATAGAAAATATAATTGTgttgaaaattaataaaatataaaatctaaTAAAATCATCCACACCAATGTCCGAATTGTCATGAACTAATTCCAAAAGCTTATCTTTTATCATTCTTCTCTTAATAGTAACCATTTTTGATCCAAAATGACGATAAAAAAACCCCGATCCCATTTTCAAATCAAGATTAACAGGCTGCCCAACACTAGGCAACCCTATTACGATAGAAAACTCCGGTGAAGTGAATGGAACCATCAGACTTGAGCCAAATCGGAATTTTGAGGTTTCTACTTCGAATCTTTTAAGAATTGAATCAATTCTACAAGTTTCAATGGACAGGTTGGGCATCTTCAGCCAAGGTCCAAGTGGTGTAGCCTTTATCCTCCCCATTTACCTTTCACTTAGTTTTGGGACTAATTTTTCCATAACACCTAAAAAATATGGTGGCGAACAACGTGAAAATGCTTCTTTGCCTCTTGATACAATACCAGCAATAGGGTCATCATTGTTTCTCCTTTTTCGTGACATTCTGATACAAAAAACATACAAATTCACCAATTATCttagataaacaaataattcaGAATAGTTCTTAtcaaaactaaaacaaaaaattaaaaattcagtATTTCAAATTCATACAGATGATCGAAACCCCAACCAATATATCAATACAATtacaattttgaaaataataaaaaattcaaaccaGATCCTAACATAATTCAACGCACCAAAAAAATGCATTTGAAAACAAAATAGAAGAAACTCTCACACATATACAAATAccacaaatatttttcttaattgtCACAATCGTACAAATAACAAAACTAAAACTTTGTAAACCAAAACCTAACACTAATTTCAACTAAAAAATTTCCAATAGTTTCATAGTcgaaaaaattcatgaaattttttttgaactaCGAAAGAGCAATTTTGCCCAAAAACACAGAAATATACATTACACAACATAAAACCTAGAAATCGAACcactaaacaacaaaaatattgGTAGTAGTCGGTTTGAAAACCCAGTGTAAAGATGAGCTTACACTTGCTTCGTCAGCCTGTTTTCCCTCTGAGGTCGGTTGCTCAAATAAACTCGAGTTCTCCCAGCTCCGCCGGGAGTTTTCCTAGCTTTGTCTCAACTGATCTCCGTTCAAGTCCCCGTGAATTCGAGCCGCTGTGAGTTTTCCTAGCTCTGTCTCAGCTCTGATCTCCGTCCAAGTCACCGTGAATTTTCCCACGTGCAATTTCTGTCCCGGCTCTGATCTCCTTCAAGTCCCCGTGAAGTTCCCAGATGCAATTTCTGTTCTCGATTTGAGTGggaacaaaaataattaatatacttCACAATGAAGCAGGGGTATAATAGTAAAAACCAGTTTAGGGAGTTAATGAAATAAAATACATTGCAGCAGGTAGTGCagacaaaaaataaatacacgGAAACTGAATCCAATTGAAACATTGGGCAGAGggatttaagcccaattaaccctataaataattaaagaaaataattttttatttctcgTACTTTCGTATCAAAATAATCTTGGTTTCTAACATTTCAAGGCAACACTTTATAGtttttaaactttaaaaatcaTAATGTGATTAGttcttatcatttattttatattttaatatatttgtgaagactaatttatgatattattaaataataagaaccaaaaataataaaagttaataataaaaatattaaagattGATGGAgccaaaaattgatattatccgATTGAAAAAAATATGGGTAATTTGTGAGATCCAGGTGGTCGTATTAAAACTCAAACAGTTCTAGAGAAAGAACTTCGTGGGTTGTTATctgcatcacaaagcaaagtgagtggcgTC comes from the Henckelia pumila isolate YLH828 chromosome 1, ASM3356847v2, whole genome shotgun sequence genome and includes:
- the LOC140873556 gene encoding uncharacterized protein produces the protein MESCSGGNSNFSFIGSCQYLKGLYLISIPNGATLMELFQNLGQKCPNINPETTTLLFTAPHKKMVQTEDETHSTSGTHLEVCSMSNSIDSWRQCIRGVGQTFKDAANFRNCVKNYAIAIRRSFSYVKNDSQKIIVVCSDANCSWRIYASKHQSDNAFGIRNCNLTHSCGDDNLRTRGHPKADSSWVCNLVKDKLRGEPSYRPITMIKDIQRDFGVEIKYHKVWTSKEMAMNEIHGTEKGSYDKLRWYCHAVKETNPGSCAEYEIDTMTNRFDRLFICFHACLVGFVCGCRPLIFLDGTHIKNKYKGSILVAVAKDANDDLFTLAYAVVDAENDCNWHWFCNRLKDVLASKNVTFFHSFTFFSDRHPGLIKAIQSVLRRYPLHNKKKWSSVLKKTAYASSRHEFFELIKSITESMPIAQEFLVNSSPDNWENVLFTGNRWGVINNNIAESWNSWVKPARHLPIVAMVDNIRIQIMTMMHEGREKSFVMDKNLTPRKKKDVSLSYSQSRSLKVHRSCGLKFEVIDGDKTLAVDLSSWTRKRLLQLEHETSVEGHCRRRTRSGHAAF